Proteins encoded by one window of Cydia fagiglandana chromosome Z, ilCydFagi1.1, whole genome shotgun sequence:
- the LOC134678161 gene encoding RING finger and SPRY domain-containing protein 1-like, translated as MGVCWCKDKGPEEGDVYSLSPEPESASPAVSETRPRVTKVVDSKLVDQLVLEMLGLIATIVDNDEESPVSLVKLHMIADKEEGWIQVVKSMVRVIPLEDPFGPSVITILLDDCPLPSKDSVIKVTQMLGLSSQRAAQGDMNVRVERNICVVLGCLAEKLAGPNSVAVLTQSTLDYLIAFLVKRREACVVLFALLALEKFAHTTENKLTINKCLERERGNPLLELEKLAGNKDPVWRQVGFCAQWALDNLFLIEGRKLSYEVVDMSSINVILNSQDVSEYLKISCDGLEARCDSYSFESVRCTFQVDEGCWYYESVIVTPGVMQIGWATKNSHFLNHEGYGIGDDLYSLSYDGCRKLIWYKARPEPVTEIPEWRPGDVLGALIDMNTKEVIFSLNGRRLPPCREIFETTRQGFFAAASFMAFQQCRFNFGHEPFKFPPTDRPFASFNQHGYLTDEQKKVVPRRIYLEQLRCSSVKEDSCTLCFDDTACCVLEPCGHRGFCSLCTSQLKECPMCRAGIVTVRREET; from the exons ATGGGGGTGTGTTGGTGTAAAGACAAAGGTCCAGAAGAAGGTGATGTGTACTCGCTGAGCCCTGAGCCCGAGTCCGCGTCCCCGGCCGTGTCGGAGACGCGGCCTCGCGTCACAAAGGTTGTGGACTCCAAGCTTGTAGACCAACTTGTGCTGGAAATGCTTGGTCTAATAGCTACAATTGTTGATAA CGACGAAGAATCTCCCGTCTCCCTGGTGAAACTGCACATGATAGCGGACAAAGAGGAAGGATGGATACAGGTTGTCAAGTCCATGGTCAGAGTGATACCGCTCGAAGACCCTTTCGGCCCGTCTGTCATCACCATCCTACTGGATGACTGTCCGCTACCCTCCAAAGATTCCGTTATAAAG GTGACGCAAATGCTGGGTCTGTCGTCCCAGAGGGCGGCGCAAGGCGACATGAACGTGCGAGTCGAGCGGAACATTTGCGTGGTGCTGGGCTGTCTGGCCGAGAAGCTGGCGGGGCCGAACAGCGTCGCCGTGCTCACGCAGAGCACACTCGACTATCTCATCGCGTTTCTG GTGAAACGTCGCGAAGCATGCGTGGTCCTGTTCGCGTTGTTAGCATTAGAGAAATTTGCCCACACGACTGAAAACAAGTTGACGATCAACAAGTGCCTGGAGCGAGAGAGAGGGAATCCTCTGCTCGAGCTGGAGAAGTTGGCGGGGAACAAGGACCCCGTGTGGCGGCAGGTCGGGTTCTGCGCGCAGTGGGCGCTCGACAACCTGT TCCTAATCGAAGGCCGCAAGCTTTCCTACGAAGTGGTGGACATGTCCAGCATCAACGTGATCCTCAACTCGCAGGACGTGAGCGAGTACTTGAAGATCTCGTGCGACGGTCTCGAGGCGCGCTGCGACTCGTACTCGTTCGAGAGCGTGCGCTGCACGTTCCAAGTCGACGAGGGCTGCTGGTACTACGAGTCCGTCATAGTGACGCCGGGGGTCATGCAGATTGGCTGGGCTACTAAGAACAGCCATTTCCTTAATCAT GAAGGATACGGCATCGGAGACGACCTGTACTCTCTCTCGTACGATGGCTGTAGGAAGCTCATTTGGTACAAAGCGCGGCCCGAGCCCGTTACAGAGATTCCCGAGTGGCGGCCCGGGGACGTCCTAGGAGCTCTAATAGACATGAACACTAAGGAAGTCATATTCTCGCTCAACGGCCGTCGGTTGCCACCTTGTAGggagatatttgaaactaccag GCAAGGCTTCTTCGCCGCAGCGAGCTTCATGGCCTTCCAGCAGTGCCGCTTCAACTTCGGCCACGAGCCGTTCAAGTTCCCGCCCACCGACCGGCCGTTCGCCTCCTTCAACCAGCACGGCTACTTGACTGACGAACAAAAAAAG GTCGTGCCTCGGAGGATATATCTGGAACAGCTCCGCTGCTCGAGCGTGAAGGAGGACTCTTGCACGCTTTGCTTCGACGACACCGCCTGCTGCGTGCTAGAGCCTTGCGGACACAG